One part of the Rhodococcus oxybenzonivorans genome encodes these proteins:
- a CDS encoding AMP-binding protein: MTDELAQLHRPAFAADLLITALERNTDKPALYLGDVVLTGGEMRDQISCFAQALASLGIGKGTSTAMLSKNRPEVLISMGATMISGCRASALNPMGSLDDHLYIVGDAEIETLIFDPNAFEDRAAQLKEQCSSIENVLSLGPSEVGIDILALAATFTPQRLRAAEVDADDNSSMVYTGGTTGKPKGVVGSYQSGATLNQIQMAEWQWPEEPRFLICTPLSHAGAAFFIPTLLRGGALIVLPAFEPGAVLEAIEKHKISATMLVPTMIYLLMDHPDLARRDVSSLETLFYGASAMSPARLKEGIEKFGPIFFQFYGQTECGMTIAVLRKEEHLPNDPSRLATCGRPVPWLKVALLDDDLNEVPQGELGEICVRGPLVMKGYWKKPDETAEAFRGGWLHTGDIARKDKDGFMTIVDRKKDMIVTGGFNVFPREVEDVISAHPAVGSVAVVGVPDEKWGEAVKACVVLRAGQSVEAAELVERVRAAKGSVHAPKSVDFVETLPVTALGKLDKKALRARYWETSDRSVG, from the coding sequence ATGACCGACGAGCTCGCACAACTGCATCGCCCCGCCTTCGCGGCCGATCTCCTCATCACCGCGCTGGAACGCAACACCGACAAGCCGGCCCTGTACCTCGGCGATGTCGTGCTCACCGGCGGTGAGATGCGCGATCAGATCAGCTGCTTCGCGCAGGCACTGGCCTCGCTCGGAATCGGCAAGGGCACCAGCACGGCGATGCTGTCCAAGAACCGGCCCGAGGTTCTCATCAGCATGGGCGCCACCATGATCTCCGGTTGCCGCGCGAGTGCCCTCAACCCGATGGGTTCGCTCGACGACCATCTCTACATCGTCGGCGACGCCGAGATCGAAACTCTGATCTTCGACCCGAACGCTTTCGAGGACCGTGCGGCACAGCTGAAGGAGCAGTGTTCCTCCATCGAGAACGTGTTGTCGCTGGGGCCGTCCGAGGTCGGTATCGACATCCTCGCGCTCGCCGCCACTTTTACTCCGCAACGCCTGCGCGCGGCAGAGGTGGACGCCGACGACAACAGCAGCATGGTCTACACCGGCGGCACGACGGGCAAGCCCAAGGGCGTCGTCGGGTCCTACCAGTCCGGCGCCACACTCAATCAGATCCAGATGGCGGAGTGGCAGTGGCCGGAAGAGCCGCGCTTCCTCATCTGCACGCCGCTGTCGCATGCCGGCGCCGCGTTCTTCATTCCCACCCTGCTGCGCGGTGGCGCGCTGATCGTGCTGCCCGCGTTCGAGCCCGGTGCCGTGCTGGAGGCAATCGAGAAACACAAGATCTCGGCCACCATGCTCGTGCCCACGATGATCTACCTCCTGATGGATCATCCCGACCTCGCCCGGCGCGATGTGTCGAGCCTGGAGACACTGTTCTACGGCGCCTCGGCGATGTCGCCGGCGAGGCTGAAGGAAGGCATCGAGAAGTTCGGGCCGATCTTCTTTCAGTTCTACGGCCAGACCGAATGCGGGATGACCATTGCGGTTCTGCGTAAAGAGGAGCATCTGCCCAACGACCCCAGCAGGCTCGCCACCTGTGGCCGGCCGGTGCCGTGGCTGAAGGTGGCGCTGCTCGACGACGACCTCAACGAAGTTCCGCAAGGCGAACTCGGGGAGATCTGTGTCCGCGGTCCACTCGTCATGAAGGGGTACTGGAAGAAGCCCGACGAGACTGCCGAAGCGTTCCGCGGTGGATGGCTGCACACGGGCGACATCGCGCGCAAGGACAAAGACGGTTTCATGACCATCGTCGACCGCAAGAAGGACATGATCGTCACCGGCGGCTTCAACGTGTTTCCCCGGGAGGTCGAAGACGTGATCTCGGCACATCCCGCCGTCGGCTCGGTCGCCGTCGTGGGCGTTCCGGACGAGAAGTGGGGCGAAGCAGTCAAGGCCTGTGTCGTGCTGCGCGCAGGACAGAGTGTCGAGGCGGCGGAACTCGTCGAAAGGGTGCGGGCGGCGAAGGGGTCGGTTCATGCGCCCAAGTCGGTCGATTTCGTCGAGACGCTTCCGGTGACGGCTCTGGGCAAACTGGACAAGAAGGCGCTGCGGGCGCGCTACTGGGAGACGTCGGACCGGTCGGTCGGTTAG
- a CDS encoding CinA family protein — protein MGSNETTAERIADAAGRAQVSVATAESLTGGQISCVLGAAPSSSDWYRGSIVAYSSEVKHRVLKVPDGPVVSEASARAMVAAVAEILDADVAVAVTGAGGPDPQDGQPPGTVWFGVIAGGEVSAELQHFDGDPKDVVDATTEHALSLLAKTLDGLSD, from the coding sequence ATGGGTTCGAACGAGACGACCGCCGAACGTATCGCCGACGCGGCCGGGCGCGCACAGGTGTCCGTCGCGACTGCCGAATCACTGACCGGCGGCCAGATTTCCTGCGTCCTCGGAGCCGCGCCGTCGTCGTCGGATTGGTATCGGGGGAGCATCGTCGCCTACTCCAGCGAAGTGAAGCATCGGGTACTGAAGGTGCCGGATGGCCCCGTCGTGAGCGAGGCCAGTGCCCGCGCCATGGTGGCAGCGGTCGCGGAGATACTCGACGCCGACGTCGCTGTTGCGGTGACGGGTGCCGGTGGACCGGACCCGCAGGACGGTCAGCCGCCCGGCACCGTGTGGTTCGGCGTCATCGCAGGCGGCGAGGTCAGCGCCGAGTTGCAGCACTTCGACGGCGACCCGAAGGACGTGGTCGACGCCACCACCGAGCATGCGCTCTCGCTCCTCGCGAAGACCCTCGACGGTCTGTCCGACTGA
- a CDS encoding ChaB family protein, which translates to MPKTTQSGKPKKSELPSTLQKSPDKAQRTFTKAYDSAMDEYHDEERAHRVAYAALEHGFEKVGDHWEAKDEKGPSDKRAESGGPNASGETAEGVDADASKDHLMDIARRLDVSGRSTMKKDELVEAIKKANRRAR; encoded by the coding sequence GTGCCGAAGACCACCCAGAGTGGAAAGCCGAAGAAGAGCGAACTTCCCTCGACGCTGCAGAAGTCACCGGACAAGGCCCAGCGCACGTTCACGAAGGCCTACGACTCGGCGATGGACGAGTACCACGACGAAGAGCGCGCCCACCGCGTCGCCTACGCGGCACTCGAGCACGGCTTCGAGAAGGTGGGAGACCACTGGGAAGCGAAGGACGAGAAAGGCCCCTCGGACAAGCGGGCCGAGAGCGGCGGCCCGAACGCGTCGGGAGAGACCGCCGAGGGAGTCGACGCCGACGCCAGCAAGGACCACCTCATGGACATTGCCCGCAGGCTCGATGTTTCCGGTCGATCGACGATGAAGAAGGACGAACTGGTGGAGGCCATCAAGAAGGCGAATCGGAGAGCGCGATGA
- a CDS encoding zinc-dependent alcohol dehydrogenase, with amino-acid sequence MKAVTWQGKRKVSVDTVPDPVIEQPTDAIIEVTTTNICGSDLHLYEVLGAFMKQGDILGHEPMGIVREVGSAVTDVRVGDRVVIPFQISCGACYMCNQKLYTQCEVTQIREHGSGAALFGYSKLYGSVPGGQAQYLRVPHVANTHITVPEGPPDSRFVYLSDVLPTAWQAVEYAAVPDGGSVVVLGLGPIGDMAARIAAHKGFRVIGVDLVPERLARAQARQIETVDLNDAKDDLGDVIREMTDGRGPDSVIDAVGMEAHGSPGAKLLHQMTSFLPDAIAGPLMTTAGVDRLHALYSAIDIVRRGGTISLSGVYGGMADPMPMLRLFDKQIQLRMGQANVLRWVPDILPLLTDDDPLGVDTFATHELPLDQAPHAYDIFQKKQDGAVKILLRP; translated from the coding sequence ATGAAGGCGGTGACCTGGCAGGGTAAGCGGAAGGTCAGCGTGGACACCGTCCCTGATCCGGTGATCGAACAGCCCACCGACGCCATCATCGAAGTCACGACCACGAACATCTGCGGGTCCGACCTCCATCTCTACGAGGTGCTGGGCGCCTTCATGAAGCAGGGTGACATCCTCGGTCACGAGCCCATGGGCATCGTCCGCGAGGTGGGGTCTGCAGTCACCGATGTTCGGGTCGGGGACCGCGTCGTCATCCCGTTCCAAATTTCTTGCGGCGCTTGTTACATGTGCAATCAGAAGTTGTACACCCAGTGCGAGGTCACACAGATTCGTGAGCACGGGTCCGGTGCGGCCCTGTTCGGGTATTCGAAGCTGTACGGCAGCGTGCCCGGCGGCCAGGCGCAGTATCTTCGGGTCCCGCACGTGGCGAACACGCACATCACCGTGCCCGAAGGACCTCCGGATTCGCGGTTCGTCTACCTGTCCGACGTGTTGCCGACCGCCTGGCAGGCGGTGGAATACGCTGCCGTACCCGACGGCGGTTCCGTCGTCGTTCTGGGGCTCGGCCCGATCGGGGACATGGCGGCACGCATCGCCGCGCACAAGGGTTTTCGGGTCATCGGGGTCGATCTCGTCCCCGAGCGCCTCGCCCGTGCGCAGGCACGGCAGATCGAGACAGTGGACCTGAACGACGCCAAGGACGATCTGGGTGACGTGATCCGCGAGATGACCGATGGGCGTGGCCCCGACTCCGTCATCGACGCGGTGGGCATGGAAGCACACGGGTCGCCGGGTGCGAAACTCCTCCATCAGATGACCTCCTTCTTGCCGGACGCCATCGCGGGACCTCTGATGACGACGGCCGGAGTGGACCGGTTGCATGCGCTGTATTCGGCCATCGACATCGTCCGCCGGGGTGGCACGATCTCCCTGAGCGGTGTGTACGGCGGGATGGCGGACCCCATGCCGATGCTCCGCTTGTTCGACAAGCAGATTCAGCTCCGCATGGGGCAGGCGAACGTCCTGCGGTGGGTCCCGGACATCCTTCCGTTGCTCACCGACGACGACCCGCTGGGCGTCGACACCTTCGCCACTCACGAGCTTCCGCTGGATCAGGCGCCGCACGCCTACGACATCTTCCAGAAGAAGCAGGACGGCGCAGTGAAGATCCTGCTGCGGCCGTAG
- a CDS encoding FAD-dependent oxidoreductase produces MTSLWLDRTEPFSLPVDAEQSWNERGRYDTVVVGGGLTGLVTGLLLARSGQRVAVVEARTLGAVTTGNTTGKVSILQGTRLAEIARRHATHTLRSYVEGNLEGQQWLIRYCHERDIPVGIAPDFTYAQTSSGAESVQAQYAACRAAGLSARLVSDLDIPVPNAGAVTLDDQAYIDPMPVLQALARDILSHGGTVFERRRVTGARSVPKSQVLTTDHGDIRADRVVLATGIPILDRGGFFARLSPERSYAAAFDIPGGAPDAMYLSADQPTRSLRPAADGTKLLVGGNGHEVGRTDSAQGAVDDLISWTTQYFPGTTLTHRWSAQDYSSLDKLPYVGPLVPGQEGILVATGFAKWGMTNAVSAALVLSARILGGHIRWADAFHSWSPHQVFDVTAAAKLNGSVAVHLASGWGGALLGRRTADDPAPSARVIREGLVPVGEHTKDGHTERVCVVCPHLGGVLKWNDAEETWDCPLHGSRFASDGKVLEGPSTHDLRRVT; encoded by the coding sequence ATGACCTCTCTGTGGCTCGACCGAACCGAACCGTTCAGCCTTCCCGTCGACGCCGAGCAGTCCTGGAACGAGCGCGGAAGATACGACACAGTGGTGGTGGGCGGCGGCCTGACCGGCCTCGTCACAGGGTTGCTGCTCGCGCGTTCCGGCCAGCGGGTGGCCGTCGTGGAAGCCCGGACTCTCGGGGCTGTCACCACCGGAAACACCACGGGCAAGGTCAGTATCCTGCAAGGCACACGGCTTGCCGAGATCGCGCGCCGGCATGCCACGCACACACTCCGCTCGTACGTCGAAGGCAATCTCGAGGGCCAGCAGTGGTTGATCCGGTACTGCCACGAACGCGACATCCCGGTCGGCATCGCACCGGATTTCACCTACGCGCAGACGTCCTCGGGCGCCGAATCCGTTCAGGCACAGTACGCCGCGTGCCGCGCCGCCGGACTGTCCGCGCGACTCGTCAGCGACCTCGACATCCCGGTGCCGAATGCCGGGGCGGTCACTCTGGACGATCAGGCGTACATCGATCCGATGCCCGTGTTGCAGGCACTCGCGCGAGACATCCTCTCGCACGGCGGGACCGTCTTCGAACGTCGGCGGGTGACCGGCGCACGCTCGGTACCGAAGTCGCAGGTTCTCACCACCGACCACGGCGATATTCGAGCCGACCGGGTGGTTCTGGCAACGGGTATACCGATACTCGACCGTGGCGGGTTCTTCGCACGGCTGTCGCCGGAGCGGTCGTATGCCGCGGCATTCGACATCCCCGGCGGTGCACCCGACGCCATGTATCTGAGCGCCGATCAGCCCACCCGCTCGCTGCGCCCTGCTGCGGACGGAACGAAGCTGCTCGTCGGCGGTAACGGTCACGAAGTCGGGCGCACCGACTCGGCTCAGGGTGCCGTCGACGATCTGATCAGTTGGACGACCCAGTACTTCCCCGGCACCACCCTCACCCACCGCTGGTCGGCCCAGGACTACTCGTCACTCGACAAGCTGCCCTATGTCGGGCCGCTCGTACCAGGACAGGAGGGCATTCTCGTCGCGACCGGATTCGCCAAGTGGGGCATGACCAACGCCGTCTCCGCCGCTCTCGTACTGTCCGCACGCATCCTCGGCGGGCACATCCGCTGGGCCGACGCGTTCCACAGTTGGTCGCCCCACCAGGTGTTCGACGTGACGGCCGCCGCCAAACTGAACGGCTCCGTCGCCGTCCACCTCGCCTCGGGGTGGGGCGGTGCGCTCCTCGGTCGCCGCACTGCAGACGACCCCGCACCGTCCGCCCGCGTAATCCGGGAAGGACTGGTCCCCGTAGGTGAGCACACGAAGGACGGCCACACCGAGCGCGTCTGCGTGGTGTGCCCCCACCTGGGCGGGGTGCTGAAGTGGAACGACGCCGAAGAAACCTGGGACTGCCCCCTCCACGGTTCCCGGTTCGCCTCCGACGGCAAGGTTCTGGAGGGGCCGTCGACCCACGACCTACGTCGCGTTACCTGA
- a CDS encoding type 1 glutamine amidotransferase domain-containing protein yields the protein MTSAETLRGRKVAILATDGVEEVELVEPRRAVEDAGAEVRLISLSPGRIQAMKSDVNEAGTYEVDAVVGDVSVEDFDALILPGGTTNPDHLRQDESAVGFVRDFVNSGRPVGVICHGPWTLVEADVVRGRTLTSYPSVRTDIRNAGGNVVDEEVVVDNGLVSSRNPDDLPAFCSKIVEEFAEGRHDR from the coding sequence ATGACATCGGCTGAAACACTGCGCGGCCGGAAAGTTGCCATCCTCGCCACCGACGGCGTCGAAGAAGTAGAGCTCGTCGAACCACGCAGGGCAGTCGAGGACGCCGGCGCGGAGGTGCGTCTGATTTCGTTGTCCCCCGGCCGTATTCAGGCCATGAAGTCGGACGTCAACGAGGCCGGAACCTATGAGGTCGACGCCGTTGTCGGTGATGTGTCGGTGGAAGACTTCGACGCGTTGATCCTTCCCGGCGGCACCACCAACCCCGACCACCTGCGCCAGGACGAGTCGGCAGTCGGCTTCGTCCGCGACTTCGTGAACTCCGGCAGACCTGTCGGCGTCATCTGCCACGGACCCTGGACCCTGGTCGAAGCCGACGTGGTCCGCGGCCGCACACTCACGTCCTATCCGAGCGTGCGCACGGATATTCGCAATGCGGGCGGCAACGTCGTCGACGAAGAGGTCGTGGTCGACAACGGATTGGTGTCGAGCCGCAACCCCGACGACCTCCCCGCCTTCTGTTCGAAGATCGTCGAGGAGTTCGCCGAGGGTCGCCACGACCGGTGA
- a CDS encoding DUF4383 domain-containing protein: MSTRDASVTRSPVQIAALAVGAVFLLVGILGFIPGITTDYDALSGAGHHSEAKLLGIFQVSILHNVVHLLFGVAGIVLARAAHTARLFLIGGGVIYLVLWIYGLLIDQESSANFVPVNTADNWLHFVLGVGMIGLGVLTARMGATPATDATRPHSPMD, encoded by the coding sequence ATGAGTACACGTGATGCGTCTGTCACCCGTTCGCCCGTGCAGATCGCTGCCCTCGCCGTGGGTGCGGTGTTCTTGCTCGTCGGGATACTCGGGTTCATTCCGGGAATCACCACCGACTACGACGCCCTCAGCGGTGCGGGCCACCACTCGGAAGCGAAGCTGCTGGGGATCTTCCAGGTGTCGATCCTGCACAACGTCGTGCACCTGCTGTTCGGTGTGGCCGGCATCGTCCTGGCCCGGGCGGCACACACCGCACGCCTGTTCCTCATCGGCGGTGGCGTGATCTATCTCGTGCTGTGGATCTACGGGCTCCTCATCGATCAGGAAAGTTCCGCCAACTTTGTGCCGGTCAACACGGCCGACAACTGGCTGCACTTCGTGCTCGGTGTCGGGATGATCGGACTGGGTGTGCTGACGGCACGGATGGGGGCCACGCCGGCAACCGACGCGACCCGTCCGCACTCGCCCATGGACTGA
- a CDS encoding sensor histidine kinase, translating into MPAPFQRRVVRRYTTEAVRVTAVLRLPLIGLMALLGPVIHVSHWQPDVFTGLLIVYALVAVIWLAVVLMREVGPWAGWASTAVDVTAVLALCIASGGATSVLLPVFFLLPISVAFQYRPRLTAIVGLCTAVGYQAVWIVYSKRDDAVGFPDEVYLYVGFLLWLAAATTALSYVLVRRSATVISLLDVRKQLVAESMDAEQRERRQLAENVHDGPLQNVLAARLDVEEALERHPDDRLTAAESALREAAGQLRSTVTTLHPQVLAQLGLTAALRELADTHAHRGGLEVRTALDEVGHPAAKELLYRVASELLANVGRHAQATTVELRLTRERGRLVMTVEDDGAGFDPAVVPKRVAQGHIGLASHIVRVESFGGSFDLTSAPGRGTRVVVTVPDAD; encoded by the coding sequence GTGCCGGCTCCCTTCCAGCGGCGCGTAGTCCGGCGCTACACCACCGAAGCGGTTCGGGTCACGGCCGTGCTCCGGTTGCCGCTCATCGGGCTCATGGCATTACTGGGCCCGGTGATCCACGTATCGCATTGGCAGCCGGACGTTTTCACCGGTCTGCTCATCGTCTACGCACTCGTCGCCGTGATCTGGCTCGCCGTCGTGCTCATGCGGGAGGTGGGCCCGTGGGCGGGGTGGGCGTCCACCGCCGTCGACGTCACCGCAGTGCTGGCCTTGTGTATCGCCTCGGGTGGTGCGACGTCGGTGTTGCTGCCGGTGTTCTTCCTGCTGCCGATCTCGGTGGCCTTCCAGTACCGGCCCCGTCTGACGGCGATAGTCGGACTCTGTACGGCCGTGGGATATCAGGCCGTCTGGATCGTGTACTCCAAGCGCGACGATGCCGTCGGCTTCCCGGACGAGGTGTACCTGTATGTCGGCTTCCTGTTGTGGCTCGCGGCCGCGACCACTGCGCTGTCCTATGTCCTCGTCCGGCGATCGGCCACAGTCATCTCACTGCTCGACGTCCGTAAACAGTTGGTCGCCGAATCGATGGATGCCGAACAACGTGAACGCAGGCAGCTGGCCGAGAATGTGCACGACGGCCCGTTGCAGAACGTTCTCGCCGCCCGCCTCGACGTCGAGGAGGCCCTGGAGAGGCATCCGGACGACAGGCTCACCGCTGCCGAGTCCGCATTACGAGAGGCCGCAGGCCAACTGCGCTCCACGGTGACGACGCTGCATCCCCAGGTGCTCGCCCAGCTCGGACTCACCGCGGCGTTGCGCGAACTGGCCGACACACATGCACACCGCGGTGGCCTCGAGGTGCGGACGGCCCTCGACGAGGTAGGGCATCCGGCCGCGAAGGAACTGCTCTACCGGGTGGCCAGTGAACTCCTGGCGAACGTGGGCAGGCATGCTCAGGCCACGACCGTCGAGTTGCGGCTCACCCGCGAGCGCGGGCGGTTGGTCATGACTGTCGAGGACGACGGGGCCGGATTCGACCCCGCCGTCGTTCCGAAGCGGGTGGCGCAGGGCCACATCGGGCTGGCGTCACACATCGTCCGGGTAGAAAGTTTCGGCGGCTCGTTCGATCTGACCTCGGCGCCCGGGAGGGGAACGCGGGTGGTGGTCACCGTGCCCGACGCAGACTGA
- a CDS encoding response regulator, which translates to MRVVVGDDHPIFRDGVVRALVASEDIEVVGEADDGAAALALIRSLVPDVALLDYRMPELDGAQVAAAVRNAELTTRVLLLSAHDESAIVYHALQEGAAGFLPKESTRAEIVLAVRECAQGRDVLPASLAVGLAGEVRRRSEPAGPTLSGREREVLVLIARGQSIPTIARELYLAPSTVKTHVQRLYDKLGVSDRAAAVAEAMRRGLLE; encoded by the coding sequence GTGCGTGTCGTGGTGGGCGACGACCATCCGATCTTCCGGGACGGAGTGGTCCGGGCGCTCGTCGCCAGCGAGGACATCGAGGTGGTCGGGGAGGCCGACGACGGTGCCGCGGCCCTCGCACTCATCCGTTCCCTGGTGCCGGATGTCGCGCTGCTCGATTACCGCATGCCCGAACTCGACGGTGCGCAGGTGGCGGCGGCGGTGCGCAATGCCGAACTGACCACGCGAGTGCTTCTGCTGTCGGCCCATGACGAGTCGGCGATCGTGTATCACGCGCTGCAGGAGGGGGCCGCGGGATTCCTGCCCAAGGAGTCGACCCGCGCCGAGATCGTCCTGGCCGTCCGCGAGTGCGCGCAGGGCCGCGACGTGCTGCCGGCGTCCCTGGCCGTGGGACTGGCAGGCGAAGTTCGTCGCCGCAGTGAACCGGCCGGGCCCACACTCAGTGGCCGCGAGCGGGAGGTGCTGGTGTTGATCGCCCGGGGGCAGAGCATCCCCACGATCGCCCGCGAGCTGTATCTCGCTCCGTCGACGGTGAAGACGCACGTGCAACGCCTGTACGACAAGCTGGGTGTGAGCGATCGGGCCGCCGCCGTCGCCGAGGCGATGCGACGCGGGCTGCTGGAGTGA
- a CDS encoding heat shock protein transcriptional repressor HspR has product MTDTTQEPHDASVDPDAQIFVISVAAELAGMHAQTLRNYDRLGLVTPHRTQGGGRRYSPRDVALLREVQRLSQDEGVNLAGIKRIIELTNQVEALQHRVRELAEELAQVHAGYRRDLVPIPRSNALVVWKPRHKR; this is encoded by the coding sequence ATGACCGATACAACTCAGGAACCACACGACGCGTCCGTTGACCCCGATGCCCAGATCTTCGTGATCTCTGTGGCGGCGGAGCTTGCGGGGATGCACGCCCAGACGTTGCGTAACTACGACCGTCTGGGCCTCGTCACCCCGCACCGCACCCAGGGTGGCGGCCGACGCTACTCCCCGCGCGACGTCGCACTGCTCCGCGAGGTCCAGCGCCTCTCCCAGGACGAGGGTGTCAACCTCGCCGGTATCAAGCGCATCATCGAACTCACCAATCAGGTGGAAGCGCTACAACACCGGGTGCGGGAGCTGGCCGAGGAACTCGCTCAGGTACACGCCGGCTACCGGCGTGACCTCGTTCCCATCCCCCGCAGCAACGCACTCGTCGTCTGGAAGCCCAGACACAAACGCTGA
- the dnaJ gene encoding molecular chaperone DnaJ — protein sequence MSQREWIEKDFYKELGVSSDASADEIKKAYRKLARDLHPDANPGDTKAEERFKSVSEAHAVLSDPAKRKEYDEARRLFASGGFGRGGFSPGAGGGFSQGGFDINDLFGGGGAAADGLGDLFGGLFNRGAGGGATRTSSRPRRGSDVETETTLEFREATLGVTVPLRLTSPSPCTTCHGSGAKPGTSPRVCPRCNGTGIVSRNQGAFGFSEPCDDCRGTGSIIDSPCEVCHGNGVTNRTRTITVRVPAGVSDGQKIRLAGQGEAGLRGAPSGDLFVTVRVRPDKVFGRNGDDLTVVVPVSYGELVLGTTVSVPTLEGRVGVKIPAGTADGRILRVRGRGVPKRGGGAGDLLVTVKIAVPQKLDDPAVDALKTYLEAEKASGFDPRAGWAGA from the coding sequence GTGAGCCAACGGGAGTGGATCGAGAAGGACTTCTACAAGGAGCTGGGCGTCTCGTCCGACGCGTCCGCGGACGAGATCAAGAAGGCGTATCGCAAGCTCGCCCGCGACCTCCACCCGGATGCGAACCCCGGCGACACCAAGGCGGAGGAGCGGTTCAAGTCCGTCAGTGAGGCGCACGCCGTGCTGTCGGATCCCGCAAAACGCAAGGAGTACGACGAAGCCCGGCGCCTGTTCGCCAGCGGCGGTTTCGGCCGGGGTGGATTCAGCCCCGGAGCCGGTGGTGGCTTCAGCCAGGGCGGTTTCGACATCAACGACCTGTTCGGCGGTGGCGGCGCCGCGGCCGACGGACTCGGTGACCTCTTCGGAGGACTGTTCAACCGCGGTGCCGGCGGCGGCGCCACCCGCACGTCCAGTCGTCCGCGTCGTGGAAGCGACGTGGAGACCGAGACGACGCTCGAATTCCGTGAGGCCACTCTCGGTGTCACGGTTCCGCTGCGCCTCACCAGCCCATCGCCGTGCACCACGTGCCACGGCAGCGGAGCCAAGCCGGGAACCAGCCCGCGGGTATGCCCCCGCTGCAACGGAACCGGGATCGTCAGCCGCAACCAGGGCGCCTTCGGTTTCAGCGAACCGTGTGACGACTGCCGCGGTACCGGCTCCATCATCGATTCTCCGTGCGAGGTGTGCCACGGCAACGGGGTGACCAACCGCACCCGCACCATCACGGTCCGCGTTCCGGCCGGTGTCAGTGACGGCCAGAAGATCCGGCTGGCCGGGCAAGGGGAGGCGGGCCTGCGCGGTGCGCCGTCGGGTGATCTGTTCGTCACCGTGCGGGTGCGACCCGACAAGGTGTTCGGCCGCAACGGCGACGACCTCACCGTCGTGGTGCCGGTCAGCTACGGTGAACTCGTGCTCGGTACGACCGTCTCCGTCCCCACCTTGGAGGGGCGTGTCGGCGTGAAGATTCCGGCGGGAACAGCGGACGGACGCATCCTCCGCGTCCGCGGCAGAGGCGTTCCCAAGCGTGGCGGCGGGGCAGGTGACTTGCTGGTCACCGTCAAGATTGCGGTACCGCAGAAACTGGACGACCCCGCAGTCGACGCATTGAAAACCTATCTGGAAGCCGAAAAGGCCAGTGGGTTCGACCCCAGGGCCGGGTGGGCAGGTGCGTGA
- the grpE gene encoding nucleotide exchange factor GrpE, whose protein sequence is MTSDNTEQEPVTFVDKRKIDPETGQVREAEPVTESLAGAAAAPQPGSVDEGEVQEQAAAPERDELAERTADLQRLQAEYANYRRRVQRDKQVDIESAKASVVGELIGVLDDLDRARSHGDLDSGPLKAVADKLTGALTSLGLSEFGAEGDPFDPSLHEAVQHEGDGHDPVLGTVMRKGYKFGDRVLRHAMVAVIDRVEGGENTSDEAAQPAESEQE, encoded by the coding sequence GTGACGTCCGACAACACCGAGCAGGAACCGGTCACTTTCGTGGACAAGCGGAAGATCGACCCCGAGACCGGTCAGGTGCGGGAAGCGGAACCGGTGACGGAGTCCCTCGCGGGCGCCGCCGCCGCTCCGCAGCCCGGCTCGGTGGACGAAGGGGAAGTGCAGGAGCAGGCTGCTGCGCCCGAGAGGGACGAGCTGGCCGAGCGCACCGCCGACCTGCAGCGACTGCAGGCCGAGTACGCGAACTACCGTCGCCGCGTCCAGCGTGACAAGCAGGTCGACATCGAGTCGGCCAAGGCGTCGGTGGTCGGTGAACTCATCGGTGTGCTCGACGATCTCGATCGGGCACGCAGCCACGGCGACCTCGACTCGGGGCCGCTCAAGGCTGTGGCAGACAAGCTCACCGGCGCGCTCACCTCTCTGGGTCTGAGCGAGTTCGGCGCGGAGGGCGATCCGTTCGACCCGTCGCTGCACGAGGCAGTGCAGCACGAGGGAGACGGTCACGATCCCGTGCTGGGCACCGTGATGCGAAAGGGCTACAAATTCGGTGACCGCGTCCTGCGGCATGCGATGGTAGCTGTGATCGATCGCGTCGAAGGCGGAGAGAATACCTCCGACGAGGCTGCACAGCCCGCCGAGTCGGAACAAGAATAA